A window from Scleropages formosus chromosome 17, fSclFor1.1, whole genome shotgun sequence encodes these proteins:
- the LOC108921862 gene encoding protein zer-1 homolog isoform X1 yields the protein METGPAQAGDRPESLAEICTARCLRNLGGTMCRTSAEGSLSLSGGVFLPSEICDRLLNTYVELVLTDSTFQKHDGFFTLFSDPYSTRLKRVQLRNDVVRDRDLEAIAKQDLIELHLIYCNKLTSGSLKTLTHFRHTLVSLSLYGCSNIFRRRGLNTQALDDQGNPSRRAEPDFTFQGFDRLRLLNLGGLALPVDVEALLHPLPTLVSLDLSGIRIPRAKFLLQWKDTLASLVLYNVELSEEHIHTIVKLSNLRHLDISRENQRSFSFKLSRNTLTGIVQDLSHLVSLDISCNVIVDDCIVPPYEEALSRSSIEPSDSSIFPFRDLKRPLQFLGLYDTSLCNLTHIPAYKVTGTRNEDQILNAIEAYTELRPEVAHRAINHLFDIARIQHCSQLIRALQLVIAALKFHKYNKNIQVTGSAALFYLTNTEYRTNQSVRLRREVIQVVLNGMEEYQEVTVQRNCCLTLCNFSIPEELEFQYLRVNQLLLRILEPAWQDESIQRIAVHLCNALVCQVDNDHKEAVGKMGFVTTMLNLIQKKLQDKMCDQVMEFSWSALWNITDETPDNCEMFLDSKGMSLFLQCLETFPDKQELHRNMLGLLGNVAEVKALRPQLLTPQFITVFSNLLDSKADGIEVSYNACGVLSHIMFDGPEVWTVEESCRDEVMDRMRAAIRSWDVNSRRNINYRSFEPILRLLPQSIAPVSQYWATWALYNLVFVYPDKYCPLLIREGGMALLQGVLEMDTSQAETKDMARKVMEYCRNFREEPMDTTK from the exons ATGGAAACGGGCCCCGCCCAGGCTGGGGACCGGCCCGAGTCCCTGGCGGAGATCTGCACCGCGCGCTGCCTCCGCAACCTGGGGGGCACCATGTGTCGCACGAGCGCCGAGGGCAGCTTGAGCCTCAGCGGGGGGGTCTTTCTGCCCAGCGAGATCTGCGACAGGCTGCTCAACAC GTACGTGGAGCTGGTCCTTACAGACAGCACTTTCCAAAAGCATGACGGCTTCTTCACGCTTTTCTCGGACCCCTACAGCACGAGGCTCAAGCGGGTGCAGCTCAGGAACGACGTGGTGCGTGACAGGGACCTGGAAGCCATCGCAAAGCAG GATCTGATTGAGCTCCACCTGATCTACTGCAACAAGCTGACATCAGGCAGCCTGAAGACACTGACCCACTTCCGACACACCTTGGTCTCCCTCAGCCTCTATGGCTGCAGCAATATATTCCGCCGGAGGGGCTTGAACACCCAGGCCCTGGACGACCAGGGGAACCCATCCAGACGAGCAGAGCCAGACTTCACATTCCAGGGGTTTGACCGGCTGCGGCTGCTCAACCTGGGCGGCCTGGCGCTCCCCGTGGACGTGGAGGCCCTGCTGCATCCTCTCCCCACCCTGGTCTCTCTGGACCTGTCTGGTATCCGGATCCCCAGAGCAAAGTTCCTGCTGCAGTGGAAGGATACACTGGCCTCCCTGGTGCTGTACAACGTGGAGCTGTCAGAGGAGCACATCCACACCATTGTGAAGCTGAGCAACCTCCG ACACTTGGACATCTCCCGCGAAAACCAGCGCAGCTTCAGTTTCAAGCTCTCGAGAAATACCCTGACAGGCATCGTGCAGGACTTGAGCCACCTGGTCTCTCTGGACATCTCGTGTAATGTGATTGTGGACGACTGCATCGTGCCACCCTACGAGGAAGCCCTAAGCCGCTCCAG CATCGAGCCCTCAGACAGCAGCATCTTCCCATTCCGGGACCTGAAGAGGCCACTGCAGTTTCTGGGGCTGTACGACACCTCGCTCTGCAACCTGACTCATATTCCAGCATACAAG GTCACGGGTACGAGGAACGAGGACCAGATCCTGAATGCCATTGAGGCCTACACAGAGTTGCGCCCTGAGGTCGCCCACAGGGCCATCAACCATCTCTTCGACATCGCCAGGATCCAGCACTGCAGCCAGTTGATCCGGGCACTGCAG ctggtGATCGCAGCCTTGAAGTTTCACAAATACAACAAGAACATTCAGGTGACGGGCAGCGCAGCGCTGTTCTACCTCACCAACACAGAGTACCGCACCAATCAGAGTGTGAGGCTGCGACGGGAGGTCATCCAGGTGGTGCTGAACGGCATGGAGGAGTACCAGGAGGTCACG GTCCAGAGGAACTGCTGCCTGACACTGTGCAACTTCTCCATCCCCGAGGAGCTGGAGTTCCAGTACTTGCGGGTCAACCAGCTACTCTTGCGCATCCTGGAGCCCGCATGGCAAGATGAGTCCATCCAACGAATCGCCGTGCACCTCTGCAACGCTCTGGTCTGCCAGGTGGACAACGACCACAAGGAGGCCGTGGGAAAGATGGGCTTTGTCACG ACAATGTTGAATTTGATACAGAAGAAGTTGCAGGACAAGATG TGTGACCAGGTGATGGAGTTCTCGTGGAGTGCTCTGTGGAACATCACGGACGAGACGCCCGATAACTGCGAGATGTTCCTCGACTCCAAGGGCATGAGCCTTTTTCTTCAATGTCTGGAG ACGTTCCCAGACAAGCAGGAGCTGCACCGCAACATGCTGGGGTTGCTGGGTAACGTGGCCGAGGTGAAGGCACTGAGACCGCAGCTGCTCACACCGCAGTTCATCACAGTGTTCAG TAACCTGCTGGACAGCAAGGCGGACGGCATTGAGGTGTCCTATAATGCATGTGGAGTCCTGTCCCACATCATGTTCGATGGACCCGAAGTCTGGACCGTGGAGGAATCGTGCCGGGATGAGGTCATGGACAGGATGAGAGCAGCCATCCGAAGCTGGGATGTCAACTCGCGCAGGAACATCAACTACAG GTCTTTTGAGCCAATCCTGCGTCTGCTACCCCAGAGCATTGCTCCCGTCAGTCAGTACTGGGCCACATGGGCTCTGTACAACCTTGTCTTTGTATACC CGGATAAATACTGCCCGTTACTGATCAGAGAAGGAGGAATGGCCTTACTGCAGGGGGTCCTCGAGATGGACACGTCGCAGGCGGAGACCAAGGACATGGCACG caagGTGATGGAGTACTGTAGGAACTTCAGAGAGGAACCCATGGACACTACAAAATGA
- the LOC108921862 gene encoding protein zer-1 homolog isoform X2: METGPAQAGDRPESLAEICTARCLRNLGGTMCRTSAEGSLSLSGGVFLPSEICDRLLNTYVELVLTDSTFQKHDGFFTLFSDPYSTRLKRVQLRNDVDLIELHLIYCNKLTSGSLKTLTHFRHTLVSLSLYGCSNIFRRRGLNTQALDDQGNPSRRAEPDFTFQGFDRLRLLNLGGLALPVDVEALLHPLPTLVSLDLSGIRIPRAKFLLQWKDTLASLVLYNVELSEEHIHTIVKLSNLRHLDISRENQRSFSFKLSRNTLTGIVQDLSHLVSLDISCNVIVDDCIVPPYEEALSRSSIEPSDSSIFPFRDLKRPLQFLGLYDTSLCNLTHIPAYKVTGTRNEDQILNAIEAYTELRPEVAHRAINHLFDIARIQHCSQLIRALQLVIAALKFHKYNKNIQVTGSAALFYLTNTEYRTNQSVRLRREVIQVVLNGMEEYQEVTVQRNCCLTLCNFSIPEELEFQYLRVNQLLLRILEPAWQDESIQRIAVHLCNALVCQVDNDHKEAVGKMGFVTTMLNLIQKKLQDKMCDQVMEFSWSALWNITDETPDNCEMFLDSKGMSLFLQCLETFPDKQELHRNMLGLLGNVAEVKALRPQLLTPQFITVFSNLLDSKADGIEVSYNACGVLSHIMFDGPEVWTVEESCRDEVMDRMRAAIRSWDVNSRRNINYRSFEPILRLLPQSIAPVSQYWATWALYNLVFVYPDKYCPLLIREGGMALLQGVLEMDTSQAETKDMARKVMEYCRNFREEPMDTTK, encoded by the exons ATGGAAACGGGCCCCGCCCAGGCTGGGGACCGGCCCGAGTCCCTGGCGGAGATCTGCACCGCGCGCTGCCTCCGCAACCTGGGGGGCACCATGTGTCGCACGAGCGCCGAGGGCAGCTTGAGCCTCAGCGGGGGGGTCTTTCTGCCCAGCGAGATCTGCGACAGGCTGCTCAACAC GTACGTGGAGCTGGTCCTTACAGACAGCACTTTCCAAAAGCATGACGGCTTCTTCACGCTTTTCTCGGACCCCTACAGCACGAGGCTCAAGCGGGTGCAGCTCAGGAACGACGTG GATCTGATTGAGCTCCACCTGATCTACTGCAACAAGCTGACATCAGGCAGCCTGAAGACACTGACCCACTTCCGACACACCTTGGTCTCCCTCAGCCTCTATGGCTGCAGCAATATATTCCGCCGGAGGGGCTTGAACACCCAGGCCCTGGACGACCAGGGGAACCCATCCAGACGAGCAGAGCCAGACTTCACATTCCAGGGGTTTGACCGGCTGCGGCTGCTCAACCTGGGCGGCCTGGCGCTCCCCGTGGACGTGGAGGCCCTGCTGCATCCTCTCCCCACCCTGGTCTCTCTGGACCTGTCTGGTATCCGGATCCCCAGAGCAAAGTTCCTGCTGCAGTGGAAGGATACACTGGCCTCCCTGGTGCTGTACAACGTGGAGCTGTCAGAGGAGCACATCCACACCATTGTGAAGCTGAGCAACCTCCG ACACTTGGACATCTCCCGCGAAAACCAGCGCAGCTTCAGTTTCAAGCTCTCGAGAAATACCCTGACAGGCATCGTGCAGGACTTGAGCCACCTGGTCTCTCTGGACATCTCGTGTAATGTGATTGTGGACGACTGCATCGTGCCACCCTACGAGGAAGCCCTAAGCCGCTCCAG CATCGAGCCCTCAGACAGCAGCATCTTCCCATTCCGGGACCTGAAGAGGCCACTGCAGTTTCTGGGGCTGTACGACACCTCGCTCTGCAACCTGACTCATATTCCAGCATACAAG GTCACGGGTACGAGGAACGAGGACCAGATCCTGAATGCCATTGAGGCCTACACAGAGTTGCGCCCTGAGGTCGCCCACAGGGCCATCAACCATCTCTTCGACATCGCCAGGATCCAGCACTGCAGCCAGTTGATCCGGGCACTGCAG ctggtGATCGCAGCCTTGAAGTTTCACAAATACAACAAGAACATTCAGGTGACGGGCAGCGCAGCGCTGTTCTACCTCACCAACACAGAGTACCGCACCAATCAGAGTGTGAGGCTGCGACGGGAGGTCATCCAGGTGGTGCTGAACGGCATGGAGGAGTACCAGGAGGTCACG GTCCAGAGGAACTGCTGCCTGACACTGTGCAACTTCTCCATCCCCGAGGAGCTGGAGTTCCAGTACTTGCGGGTCAACCAGCTACTCTTGCGCATCCTGGAGCCCGCATGGCAAGATGAGTCCATCCAACGAATCGCCGTGCACCTCTGCAACGCTCTGGTCTGCCAGGTGGACAACGACCACAAGGAGGCCGTGGGAAAGATGGGCTTTGTCACG ACAATGTTGAATTTGATACAGAAGAAGTTGCAGGACAAGATG TGTGACCAGGTGATGGAGTTCTCGTGGAGTGCTCTGTGGAACATCACGGACGAGACGCCCGATAACTGCGAGATGTTCCTCGACTCCAAGGGCATGAGCCTTTTTCTTCAATGTCTGGAG ACGTTCCCAGACAAGCAGGAGCTGCACCGCAACATGCTGGGGTTGCTGGGTAACGTGGCCGAGGTGAAGGCACTGAGACCGCAGCTGCTCACACCGCAGTTCATCACAGTGTTCAG TAACCTGCTGGACAGCAAGGCGGACGGCATTGAGGTGTCCTATAATGCATGTGGAGTCCTGTCCCACATCATGTTCGATGGACCCGAAGTCTGGACCGTGGAGGAATCGTGCCGGGATGAGGTCATGGACAGGATGAGAGCAGCCATCCGAAGCTGGGATGTCAACTCGCGCAGGAACATCAACTACAG GTCTTTTGAGCCAATCCTGCGTCTGCTACCCCAGAGCATTGCTCCCGTCAGTCAGTACTGGGCCACATGGGCTCTGTACAACCTTGTCTTTGTATACC CGGATAAATACTGCCCGTTACTGATCAGAGAAGGAGGAATGGCCTTACTGCAGGGGGTCCTCGAGATGGACACGTCGCAGGCGGAGACCAAGGACATGGCACG caagGTGATGGAGTACTGTAGGAACTTCAGAGAGGAACCCATGGACACTACAAAATGA